The Bacteroidetes Order II. bacterium genome contains the following window.
CCATCAACTTGTTTTAGATCGTATAAAAGATCATTTTCCCGAAGCCATTCAGGAGGTCTCCGAGCCTTATGGCCTGCTGACCATAGAGGTTAATAAGCGCGAGGTCTTGCCTATCATGACTTTTTTGCGTGATGATCCAGAACTGGATTTTGGTTTTTTAACCGATCTTTGTGGGGTTCATTATCCCGACCAGCACCAGCGCGAATTAGGGGTGGTGTATCACCTACATAGCTTGGTGAACAATATACGGATTCGGCTAAAGACGTTTTTTCCGGAAGCCGCTCCGGTTATGCCAACGGCCACAACACTGTTTTCATCGGCCAATTGGATGGAACGTGAAACATATGATTTCTATGGAATAAAAT
Protein-coding sequences here:
- a CDS encoding NADH-quinone oxidoreductase subunit C, producing the protein MPTFTHQLVLDRIKDHFPEAIQEVSEPYGLLTIEVNKREVLPIMTFLRDDPELDFGFLTDLCGVHYPDQHQRELGVVYHLHSLVNNIRIRLKTFFPEAAPVMPTATTLFSSANWMERETYDFYGIKFEGHPDLRRILNVDDMDYFPLRKEYRLEDGTRTDKDDRYFGR